Proteins found in one Falsirhodobacter algicola genomic segment:
- a CDS encoding PAS-domain containing protein — MFNLNLLGQASGAAAMAVAASLLLLRAGALRLLQPAPRHDEVDQTVFLLDGARLLDACYRGRQFLSAAPRHGMTECGWLLTHLERMFPGLGAELAALGPGQSLERQGEDGMLMLAERHTSTTRIILMAQNGDMDRLTRQAEREELCHLRAAALAAPAPTWYETEDGAVIWANRAYLELAGRERPVWPFPRLFEPGGSGRIQCGTEWYDVHAEADDGGRHCFALPAGPAVRAEAQLRDFRQTLSRTFADLPIGLAVFDNKRKLQMFNPALLELTRLASGFLSDQPSLFAMLDAMRDARTIPEPRDYRSWRRNMLALEEAAARGDYEETWMLPGGRTHRVIGRPHSSGGLALMFEDISSEMTRLRNHRAEMELGQAVLDGIDDAVAVFSASGALLLSNTPYAALWGHDPLAVLDDRTLEELLPGWRARTVSDPFWDAVVAGATAPRQADLRLTDGRPLRASLQPLPGGSVMIRFQLRPAAKVALAAG; from the coding sequence ATGTTCAACCTCAACCTGCTGGGCCAGGCCTCGGGCGCCGCGGCGATGGCCGTGGCCGCATCGCTGCTTCTTCTGCGGGCCGGGGCGTTGCGCCTGTTGCAGCCCGCCCCCCGCCATGACGAGGTGGACCAGACCGTGTTCCTGCTGGATGGGGCGCGCCTGCTCGATGCCTGCTATCGCGGTCGGCAGTTCCTGAGCGCGGCACCGCGGCACGGCATGACGGAATGCGGCTGGCTGCTGACGCATCTGGAACGGATGTTCCCCGGCCTCGGGGCGGAACTCGCCGCGCTCGGCCCCGGTCAGTCGCTGGAACGGCAGGGCGAAGACGGGATGCTGATGCTGGCCGAACGCCATACCAGCACGACGCGAATCATCCTGATGGCCCAGAACGGCGACATGGACCGCCTGACCCGTCAGGCCGAGCGGGAGGAGCTGTGCCATCTGCGGGCCGCCGCCCTCGCCGCGCCCGCGCCCACTTGGTACGAAACCGAGGACGGCGCGGTGATCTGGGCCAACCGCGCCTATCTCGAACTGGCCGGGCGCGAGCGGCCCGTCTGGCCCTTTCCGCGCCTCTTCGAACCGGGGGGCAGCGGGCGCATCCAGTGCGGCACCGAATGGTACGACGTGCATGCCGAGGCCGATGACGGGGGCCGGCACTGCTTCGCCCTTCCCGCCGGGCCCGCCGTCCGGGCCGAGGCGCAGTTGCGCGATTTCCGTCAGACCCTCAGCCGCACCTTCGCCGATCTGCCCATCGGCCTTGCCGTCTTCGACAACAAGCGCAAGCTGCAGATGTTCAACCCGGCGCTGTTGGAACTGACGCGGCTGGCCTCGGGGTTCCTGTCGGATCAGCCGTCGCTGTTCGCGATGCTCGATGCGATGCGCGATGCGCGCACCATTCCCGAACCGCGCGATTACCGCAGCTGGCGGCGCAACATGCTCGCGCTGGAGGAGGCCGCCGCCCGCGGCGATTACGAAGAGACATGGATGCTGCCCGGCGGGCGCACCCACCGCGTGATCGGGCGTCCCCATTCCAGCGGCGGCCTTGCCCTGATGTTCGAGGACATCTCCTCCGAGATGACGCGCCTGCGCAATCACCGCGCCGAGATGGAGCTGGGGCAGGCGGTGCTGGACGGGATCGACGATGCGGTGGCGGTCTTTTCGGCGTCCGGGGCGCTGCTGCTGTCGAACACGCCCTATGCCGCGCTTTGGGGGCACGATCCGCTTGCGGTGCTGGATGACCGCACGCTGGAGGAACTGCTGCCTGGCTGGCGCGCCCGCACGGTCAGCGATCCGTTCTGGGATGCGGTGGTGGCCGGGGCCACCGCGCCGCGGCAGGCCGACCTGCGGCTGACCGATGGCCGTCCGCTGCGCGCCAGCCTGCAACCGCTTCCCGGCGGGTCGGTGATGATCCGCTTTCAACTGAGGCCGGCGGCCAAGGTCGCCCTCGCGGCGGGCTGA
- a CDS encoding HD domain-containing protein has protein sequence MKRAWQRMLSGRRLDLLDPTPVDVEIGDIAHGLSFVARWNGQTHGDYAYSVAEHSLLVETIFGRIAPEASENERLAALLHDAPEYVIGDMISPVKAAIGDEYGRLDARLTAAIHIRFGLPAVLPVALKRRIKQADRISAWMEATTIARFTEAEANRFFGRPDPRLGEGLEICLRPPVTVRRAFIRRYAELSGDQISMSSGDVPA, from the coding sequence GTGAAACGTGCATGGCAAAGAATGCTGTCGGGCCGCCGGCTCGACCTTCTGGATCCGACGCCGGTGGATGTCGAGATCGGCGACATCGCCCATGGATTGTCCTTCGTCGCCCGGTGGAATGGCCAGACGCATGGCGATTACGCCTATTCGGTGGCGGAACATTCGCTGCTGGTGGAAACGATCTTCGGGCGGATCGCGCCGGAGGCGTCCGAAAACGAACGGCTGGCGGCGCTGCTGCACGATGCCCCGGAATATGTGATCGGCGACATGATCAGCCCGGTGAAGGCCGCCATCGGCGACGAATACGGGCGGCTCGATGCGCGGCTGACGGCGGCGATCCATATCCGGTTCGGCCTGCCGGCGGTGCTGCCCGTGGCGCTGAAACGGCGGATCAAACAGGCCGACCGCATTTCGGCGTGGATGGAGGCGACCACGATCGCCAGGTTCACCGAGGCCGAGGCCAACCGCTTCTTCGGTCGCCCCGATCCTCGATTGGGCGAGGGGCTGGAGATCTGCCTCCGCCCCCCGGTCACGGTGCGCCGGGCATTCATTCGGCGCTATGCCGAACTGTCCGGCGATCAGATTTCCATGTCTTCGGGCGACGTACCGGCCTGA
- a CDS encoding aminoglycoside phosphotransferase family protein, with protein MARLRARQADALLRAGGWDEALRAPLAGDASARGYQRLTGAAGRAILMDAPPRSGDDPADFVAVAAHLRGIGLSAPQVLGADIAQGFLLLEDLGDALFARLLEGDPTREAALYAAATDVLIHLQAAPPMPGLPDLSARDWAEAVAPAFDSYGGRGAEAAIPALAEAIRHHADGPRVMILRDYHAENLLWLPDRAGLAAVGLLDFQLAQMGQPAYDLVSLLQDARRDVSPAVEEAMIARFDPSAAFRAQYAVMGAQRALRILGIFARLAVRGKPAYLRLIPRVWDQLHRNLAHPALTEVAGHLDLPAPTPAHLDRIARCRP; from the coding sequence CTGGCGCGGCTGCGCGCCCGGCAGGCTGATGCCCTGCTGCGCGCGGGCGGCTGGGACGAGGCCCTGCGCGCGCCACTGGCGGGCGATGCCTCGGCGCGCGGCTATCAGCGGCTGACGGGTGCGGCGGGCCGCGCCATCCTGATGGACGCGCCCCCCCGCTCGGGCGACGATCCGGCCGATTTCGTCGCGGTTGCGGCGCATCTGCGCGGCATCGGCCTGTCGGCGCCGCAGGTGCTGGGCGCCGATATCGCGCAGGGCTTCCTGCTGCTGGAGGATCTGGGCGATGCCCTGTTCGCGCGGCTCTTGGAGGGCGATCCCACACGCGAAGCCGCGCTCTATGCCGCCGCCACCGATGTGCTGATCCACCTCCAAGCGGCCCCGCCGATGCCCGGCCTTCCCGACCTCTCCGCCCGCGACTGGGCCGAGGCCGTGGCCCCGGCCTTCGACAGCTATGGCGGGCGCGGCGCGGAGGCCGCGATCCCCGCGCTTGCCGAGGCCATCCGCCACCATGCCGATGGCCCGCGCGTGATGATCCTGCGCGATTATCACGCGGAGAACCTGCTGTGGTTGCCCGATCGCGCGGGCCTTGCCGCGGTGGGGCTGCTGGATTTCCAACTCGCGCAAATGGGCCAGCCCGCCTATGACCTCGTATCGCTGCTGCAGGATGCGCGGCGCGACGTGTCCCCGGCGGTGGAGGAGGCGATGATCGCCCGCTTCGATCCGTCTGCGGCCTTCCGCGCGCAATATGCGGTGATGGGGGCCCAGCGCGCGCTGCGCATCCTCGGTATCTTCGCGCGGTTGGCGGTACGGGGAAAACCGGCCTATCTGCGGCTGATCCCGCGCGTCTGGGATCAGTTGCACCGCAACCTCGCGCATCCGGCCCTGACCGAGGTCGCGGGCCATCTCGATCTTCCCGCACCCACGCCCGCCCATCTCGACAGGATCGCCCGATGCCGCCCCTGA
- a CDS encoding MetQ/NlpA family ABC transporter substrate-binding protein, with translation MRLFPLTLSLSLMAGAAMAEDIKVGVSPGEHAEIMEEVAKIAAPAGLNIDVVEFSDYVVPNQALADGDIQANSFQHVPYLDNQVKDRGFDLVPVATTITTPMGLYSDDLSSVEDLPDGATIGIPNDPTNGGRALLVLQQLGLITLAEGTGLTPTVLDLAENPKNLRFRELDAAQLPRSLPDVDAALINTNYAIASGLNPRTDSIAMESADNPYVNVIVVRNGDQDAPWVQQLIDAYHSDEVKAFIEEKYDGTVLTSW, from the coding sequence ATGCGTCTATTCCCCCTCACCCTGTCGCTGAGCCTGATGGCCGGCGCCGCCATGGCCGAGGATATCAAGGTCGGCGTCTCCCCCGGCGAGCATGCCGAGATCATGGAAGAGGTCGCCAAGATCGCGGCCCCCGCTGGTCTGAACATCGATGTGGTCGAATTCTCCGACTATGTGGTGCCGAACCAGGCGCTGGCCGATGGCGACATTCAGGCCAACTCGTTCCAGCACGTCCCCTATCTCGACAATCAGGTGAAGGATCGCGGCTTCGATCTGGTGCCGGTCGCCACGACGATCACGACGCCGATGGGGCTCTATTCCGACGATCTCTCCTCGGTGGAGGATCTGCCGGACGGGGCGACGATCGGCATCCCGAACGATCCGACCAATGGCGGCCGTGCGCTTCTGGTGCTGCAGCAGCTGGGCCTGATCACGCTGGCCGAAGGCACGGGCCTGACGCCGACGGTGCTGGATCTGGCCGAGAACCCCAAGAACCTGCGCTTCCGCGAACTGGACGCGGCGCAGCTGCCCCGCTCGCTTCCCGATGTGGACGCGGCGCTCATCAACACGAACTACGCCATCGCATCGGGCCTGAACCCCCGCACCGATTCCATCGCGATGGAAAGCGCCGACAACCCCTATGTGAACGTGATCGTGGTGCGGAACGGCGATCAGGATGCCCCTTGGGTGCAGCAACTGATCGACGCCTATCACAGCGACGAGGTGAAAGCCTTCATCGAAGAGAAGTATGACGGCACGGTCCTGACCTCGTGGTAA
- a CDS encoding methionine ABC transporter ATP-binding protein has product MTDRQNTGAAIAFDGVGKSFPKKGGVVTAVQDVSLTVPPGTITGIIGRSGAGKSTLLRMVNGLERPTAGTVTVAGRDVGRARGAALREIRREVGMIFQHFNLLASRTVAGNIALPMEIAGLPADRIRRRTADLIDRVGLSALAERYPAELSGGQKQRVGIARALATEPKVLLSDEATSALDPETTQTVLRLLADINRDLGLTILLITHEMAVVRDIASHVAVIEGGRIVEAGETYDIFVRPAHPTTRSFLSGVTGVGLPAFVADRLSPTRPDGPAQEVFRITFAGTHATDPMLARLTADLNIPVNILAGAVEEIGTRPFGNLLVSVDAPRGAEARDYLQRHHLITEVLGYVR; this is encoded by the coding sequence ATGACCGATCGGCAGAACACGGGCGCGGCCATTGCCTTCGACGGGGTGGGCAAGTCCTTCCCGAAGAAGGGCGGTGTCGTCACGGCGGTGCAGGACGTGTCGCTGACCGTCCCGCCCGGCACGATCACCGGCATCATCGGACGGTCCGGCGCGGGCAAATCCACGCTGCTGCGCATGGTCAACGGCCTCGAACGCCCCACCGCGGGCACCGTGACGGTGGCAGGCCGGGATGTCGGCCGCGCCCGCGGCGCCGCCCTGCGCGAGATCCGGCGCGAGGTCGGCATGATCTTTCAGCATTTCAACCTTCTGGCGTCGCGGACGGTGGCCGGCAACATCGCCCTGCCGATGGAGATCGCGGGCCTTCCCGCCGATCGCATCCGCCGCCGCACCGCCGACCTGATCGACCGCGTCGGCCTCTCGGCGCTGGCCGAACGTTATCCGGCGGAACTCTCGGGCGGGCAGAAGCAGCGCGTCGGCATCGCGCGGGCGCTGGCGACCGAACCCAAGGTGCTGCTGTCGGACGAGGCGACCTCGGCCCTCGACCCCGAAACCACGCAGACGGTGCTGCGCCTTCTGGCGGACATCAACCGCGACCTCGGGCTGACGATCCTGCTCATCACCCACGAGATGGCCGTGGTGCGCGACATCGCAAGCCATGTCGCCGTGATCGAGGGCGGCCGCATCGTCGAGGCCGGGGAGACCTACGACATCTTCGTGCGCCCGGCGCATCCCACCACCCGCAGCTTCCTGTCGGGGGTGACGGGGGTGGGCCTGCCCGCCTTCGTCGCGGACCGCCTGTCGCCCACCCGCCCGGACGGCCCCGCGCAGGAGGTGTTCCGCATCACCTTCGCCGGCACCCATGCCACCGATCCGATGCTGGCCCGCCTGACCGCCGATCTGAACATCCCGGTCAACATCCTTGCCGGCGCGGTGGAGGAGATCGGCACCCGACCCTTCGGCAATCTCCTCGTATCGGTCGATGCCCCGCGCGGGGCCGAGGCGCGGGATTATCTGCAGCGCCACCACCTCATAACGGAGGTTCTCGGCTATGTCCGCTAA
- a CDS encoding methionine ABC transporter permease: MSANLIHLLIDATLQTLYMVAVSAVLGAVLGLPLGVFLATSRRGELLSAPLVNRVLGLVVNATRSVPFIILVVAIIPFTRMLAGTSIGTTAAIVPLTIAAIPFIARLMENAVREVDAGLIEAARAMGATPFQIIRKVLVPEAMSGILLGLTLAVVSLIGYSAMVGAVGGEGLGDLGIRYGYQRFMPEVMLAVVVILIVMVQLVQSAGEWLARRVDRRAPRDRGH; the protein is encoded by the coding sequence ATGTCCGCTAACCTGATCCACCTGCTGATCGATGCCACGCTCCAGACGCTCTATATGGTCGCCGTTTCGGCGGTGCTGGGGGCGGTGCTGGGCCTGCCGCTGGGCGTGTTCCTTGCCACCTCGCGCCGGGGGGAGCTGCTGTCGGCGCCCCTCGTGAACCGCGTGCTGGGGCTGGTGGTGAACGCCACCCGCTCGGTGCCGTTCATCATCCTCGTCGTGGCGATCATCCCCTTCACGCGGATGCTGGCGGGCACCTCCATCGGCACGACGGCGGCCATCGTGCCGCTGACCATCGCCGCCATCCCCTTCATTGCCCGCCTGATGGAGAACGCCGTCCGCGAGGTCGATGCCGGCCTGATCGAGGCCGCGCGCGCCATGGGCGCCACCCCCTTCCAGATCATCCGCAAGGTGTTGGTGCCCGAAGCGATGTCCGGCATCCTGCTGGGCCTGACCCTCGCGGTGGTCAGCCTGATCGGTTATTCGGCGATGGTCGGCGCGGTCGGCGGCGAAGGGCTGGGCGATCTCGGGATCCGCTACGGCTATCAGCGGTTCATGCCGGAGGTGATGCTGGCCGTGGTGGTCATTCTGATCGTCATGGTTCAACTCGTACAATCGGCGGGCGAATGGCTTGCCCGCCGCGTCGATCGCCGCGCGCCGCGCGATCGCGGCCACTGA
- a CDS encoding H-NS family nucleoid-associated regulatory protein: protein MNLDELTLKELKDLRAKVDRAIESFEDRRKREAVAALEAQARELGFSLGELTAASQTRKRGAATPKYVNPQDSSQTWTGRGRKPRWYLDALQAGTSPEDMEI, encoded by the coding sequence ATGAACCTGGACGAGCTGACGCTCAAGGAACTGAAGGATCTGCGCGCGAAAGTTGATCGCGCGATCGAGTCCTTCGAGGATCGCCGCAAACGCGAAGCCGTCGCCGCCCTCGAGGCGCAGGCGCGCGAGTTGGGGTTCTCGTTGGGTGAACTGACGGCGGCGAGCCAGACGCGCAAACGCGGGGCAGCCACGCCGAAATACGTCAATCCGCAGGATTCCTCCCAGACATGGACCGGTCGGGGCCGCAAGCCGCGCTGGTATCTCGATGCGCTTCAGGCCGGTACGTCGCCCGAAGACATGGAAATCTGA
- the regB gene encoding sensor histidine kinase RegB has translation MTSTMDPMLPRGDWLRLHTLVNLRWISICGQLSAVAVCDRVLNIHLPLGACYLTVILLLGANIIFAMGNPGNRRLTETEALLTLLFDMSQLSMLIFLTGGLSNPFVLLILAPVVIAASALSLYTTIALSLAAAVWVTVVTVWHLPMVLADGTPLQSPDLFRFGFWLSMVTGIAFTSIYAHRVSAEARRMSEALLATQMALAREQKLTDLGGVVAAAAHELGTPLATIKLVSTELMEELRGTPDLHDDAGLIRDQAERCRDILRAMGQSGKDDSHMRQAPLETLLRDAAEPHLSRGRQVHFRVAPASDGAGPMPSVLRRPEILHGLRNLVQNAVDFSRAEVWVDATWTEGEIRIRISDDGAGFPPQILNRIGEPFVRTRRPAERPGYDGMGLGLFIAKTLLERSGARLRFGNAVAAPPGRRRPARTPRGTGAVVDVTWRRELVESEPGPLRQNSPLLP, from the coding sequence ATGACTTCCACGATGGATCCGATGCTGCCGCGGGGCGACTGGCTGCGCCTGCACACGCTGGTCAACCTGCGCTGGATCTCCATCTGCGGGCAGCTGTCGGCGGTGGCGGTCTGCGACCGGGTGCTGAACATCCATCTGCCGCTCGGGGCCTGCTATCTGACGGTGATCCTGCTGCTGGGGGCGAACATCATCTTCGCCATGGGCAATCCCGGCAACCGCCGCCTGACCGAGACGGAGGCCCTGCTGACGCTGCTGTTCGACATGTCGCAGCTGTCGATGCTGATCTTCCTGACGGGCGGGCTGTCGAACCCGTTCGTGCTGCTGATCCTTGCGCCAGTGGTGATCGCGGCCTCGGCGCTCAGCCTCTACACCACGATCGCGCTGTCGCTGGCGGCGGCGGTCTGGGTGACGGTGGTGACGGTCTGGCACCTGCCGATGGTCTTGGCCGACGGCACGCCGCTTCAATCGCCCGACCTGTTCCGCTTCGGCTTCTGGCTCTCCATGGTGACGGGCATCGCCTTCACCTCGATCTATGCGCACCGCGTCTCGGCCGAGGCGCGGCGCATGTCCGAGGCGCTTTTGGCCACGCAGATGGCCCTTGCGCGCGAACAGAAGCTGACCGACCTCGGCGGTGTGGTCGCGGCGGCGGCGCATGAACTGGGCACCCCCCTCGCCACGATCAAGCTCGTCAGCACCGAACTGATGGAGGAGCTGCGCGGCACGCCCGATCTGCACGACGATGCCGGACTGATCCGCGATCAGGCCGAACGCTGCCGCGACATCCTGCGCGCCATGGGACAAAGCGGCAAGGATGACAGCCATATGCGTCAGGCCCCGCTGGAGACGCTGCTGCGCGATGCGGCCGAACCGCATCTGTCGCGCGGGCGGCAGGTGCATTTCCGCGTCGCCCCCGCCTCCGATGGCGCCGGCCCCATGCCCAGCGTCCTGCGTCGGCCCGAAATCCTGCACGGTCTGCGCAACCTCGTGCAGAACGCCGTCGATTTCTCCCGCGCCGAGGTGTGGGTGGACGCCACATGGACCGAGGGCGAGATCCGCATCCGCATCAGCGATGACGGTGCCGGTTTCCCGCCGCAGATCCTGAACCGCATCGGCGAGCCGTTCGTGCGCACCCGCCGCCCCGCCGAACGGCCGGGCTATGACGGGATGGGCCTTGGGCTGTTCATCGCCAAGACGCTGCTGGAACGTTCGGGTGCGCGGCTGCGCTTCGGCAATGCCGTCGCGGCCCCGCCGGGCCGTCGCCGCCCCGCCCGCACCCCCCGCGGCACCGGCGCCGTCGTCGATGTGACATGGCGGCGCGAGCTGGTGGAAAGCGAGCCCGGCCCCCTGCGGCAGAACAGCCCGCTGCTGCCCTAA
- a CDS encoding nucleotidyltransferase family protein, with the protein MPPLMLFAAGLGTRMGALTADRPKPMIPVAGRPLIDHALALARQAEVTRIVANTHYLPDRLRLPPDVIVSHEPELLETGGGLRAALPLLGEGPVMTLNTDAVWTGANPLRQLRQAWDPARMDALLLLLPARQATGYRGAGDFTGGPVLARGGDHAYLGAQILDPSGLADIPDTAFSLNLLWDRFIARGRLYGIVHDGGWCDVGRPESLPLAEGLLHG; encoded by the coding sequence ATGCCGCCCCTGATGCTGTTCGCCGCTGGCCTTGGCACCCGCATGGGCGCGCTGACGGCCGACCGACCCAAACCGATGATCCCCGTCGCGGGCCGCCCACTGATCGATCACGCGCTGGCGCTGGCCCGGCAGGCCGAGGTGACGCGCATCGTCGCCAACACCCACTATCTGCCGGACCGCCTGCGCCTGCCGCCCGATGTGATCGTCAGCCATGAGCCGGAGCTGCTGGAAACCGGGGGCGGGCTGCGTGCCGCGCTGCCGCTTCTGGGCGAAGGGCCGGTGATGACGCTGAACACCGATGCCGTCTGGACCGGGGCGAACCCGCTGCGCCAATTGAGGCAGGCATGGGACCCGGCCCGCATGGACGCGCTGCTGCTGCTGCTGCCCGCGCGGCAGGCCACCGGCTATCGCGGGGCGGGCGATTTCACGGGGGGGCCGGTGCTCGCCCGCGGGGGGGATCACGCCTATCTCGGGGCGCAGATCCTCGATCCGTCGGGGCTGGCGGATATCCCGGACACCGCGTTTTCGCTCAATCTGCTGTGGGACCGGTTCATCGCGCGGGGGCGGCTTTACGGCATCGTCCACGATGGCGGCTGGTGCGACGTGGGCCGCCCCGAAAGCTTGCCCTTGGCGGAGGGGCTGCTTCATGGGTGA
- the ahcY gene encoding adenosylhomocysteinase yields MPDYLVKDMALAAYGRKELTIAETEMPGLMALREEYGAAQPLKGARIAGSLHMTIQTGVLIETLVALGAEVRWASCNIFSTQDHAAAAIAEAGVPVFAVKGETLEEYWSYTDQIFQFEGGANLILDDGGDATMYILMGARVEDGETSLIEVPTSEEESFLFAQIRKRLEASPGWFSRQREAIQGVSEETTTGVHRLYDLHKKGLLPFPAINVNDSVTKSKFDNKYGCKESLVDGIRRATDVMMAGKVAVVCGYGDVGKGSAASLRGAGARVKVTEVDPICALQAAMDGFEVTLLEDEVATADIFITTTGNKDVIRIEHMRAMKDMAIVGNIGHFDNEIQVASLKNHKWTNIKDQVDMIEMPSGSRIILLSEGRLLNLGNATGHPSFVMSASFTNQTLAQIELWTRGEDYAPGVYILPKALDEKVARLHLAKIGVKLTELRKEQADYIGVTVDGPYKPEHYRY; encoded by the coding sequence ATGCCCGATTACCTCGTCAAGGACATGGCCCTTGCCGCCTATGGCCGCAAGGAACTGACCATCGCCGAAACCGAAATGCCGGGGCTGATGGCACTGCGCGAGGAATACGGCGCCGCGCAGCCGCTGAAAGGCGCGCGCATCGCCGGCAGCCTGCATATGACGATCCAGACCGGGGTGCTGATCGAAACGCTGGTCGCCTTGGGCGCCGAAGTGCGTTGGGCGTCCTGCAACATCTTCTCCACGCAGGATCATGCGGCGGCGGCGATCGCCGAAGCGGGTGTTCCGGTTTTTGCCGTGAAGGGCGAGACGCTGGAGGAATACTGGTCCTACACCGATCAGATCTTCCAATTCGAAGGCGGCGCGAACCTCATCCTCGACGATGGCGGCGATGCCACGATGTACATCCTGATGGGTGCGCGCGTCGAAGACGGCGAGACGAGCCTGATCGAAGTCCCGACGAGCGAGGAAGAGAGCTTCCTCTTCGCACAGATCCGCAAGCGCCTTGAGGCGAGCCCCGGCTGGTTCAGCCGCCAACGCGAGGCGATCCAAGGCGTGTCCGAAGAGACGACGACCGGCGTGCACCGTCTTTACGATCTGCACAAGAAGGGCCTGCTGCCCTTCCCCGCGATCAACGTCAACGACAGCGTCACCAAGTCGAAATTCGATAACAAATACGGCTGCAAGGAATCGCTGGTGGACGGCATCCGCCGCGCCACGGATGTGATGATGGCTGGCAAGGTCGCCGTCGTCTGCGGCTATGGCGACGTGGGCAAGGGGTCGGCCGCGTCGTTGCGCGGCGCGGGCGCGCGCGTGAAGGTGACCGAGGTCGATCCGATCTGCGCCCTTCAGGCGGCCATGGACGGTTTCGAAGTGACGCTGCTGGAGGATGAGGTCGCCACCGCCGACATCTTCATCACCACCACCGGCAACAAGGACGTCATCCGCATCGAGCATATGCGCGCGATGAAGGACATGGCGATCGTCGGCAATATCGGCCATTTCGACAACGAGATCCAGGTGGCCAGCCTGAAGAATCACAAATGGACGAACATCAAGGATCAGGTGGACATGATCGAGATGCCCTCGGGCAGCCGGATCATCCTGCTGTCCGAAGGGCGTCTGCTGAACCTCGGCAACGCGACGGGGCACCCGTCCTTCGTGATGTCGGCCAGCTTCACCAATCAGACGCTGGCGCAGATCGAACTGTGGACCCGCGGCGAGGATTACGCCCCCGGCGTCTACATCCTGCCGAAAGCGCTCGATGAAAAGGTGGCGCGTCTGCATCTTGCCAAGATTGGCGTGAAGCTGACCGAACTGCGCAAAGAGCAGGCCGATTACATCGGCGTCACGGTGGACGGGCCCTACAAGCCCGAGCACTACCGCTACTAA
- a CDS encoding ActR/PrrA/RegA family redox response regulator transcription factor yields MSDDVATGPGPDPSLLLVDDDEPFVKRLAKAMEKRGFAPQTASSVAEGKALALQAPPAYAVIDLRLEDGNGLEIVELLREARPNCRIVVLTGYGAIATAVAAVKIGATDYLSKPADANEVTRALLGHLEAVPDLPDNPMSADRVRWEHIQRVFEMCDRNVSETARRLNMHRRTLQRILAKRSPK; encoded by the coding sequence ATGTCCGACGACGTCGCTACCGGGCCGGGCCCGGATCCCAGCCTGCTTCTGGTCGATGATGACGAACCCTTCGTGAAGCGCCTTGCCAAGGCGATGGAAAAGCGCGGCTTCGCCCCGCAGACGGCAAGCAGCGTGGCCGAGGGCAAGGCCTTGGCGCTCCAGGCGCCGCCCGCCTATGCCGTGATCGACCTGCGGCTGGAGGATGGAAACGGCCTCGAGATCGTGGAGCTTTTGCGCGAGGCGCGCCCGAATTGCCGCATCGTGGTTTTGACGGGATATGGCGCAATTGCGACCGCCGTGGCGGCCGTTAAAATCGGCGCGACGGATTATCTTTCGAAACCGGCGGATGCGAATGAAGTGACGCGCGCACTTTTGGGCCATCTCGAAGCGGTGCCCGATTTGCCTGACAACCCAATGTCTGCAGACCGCGTACGCTGGGAACATATCCAGCGCGTTTTCGAAATGTGCGACCGGAACGTTTCCGAAACGGCCCGCCGTTTGAACATGCACCGCCGCACGCTTCAAAGAATTCTGGCCAAGCGCAGTCCTAAATAG